The Halococcus sediminicola genome has a segment encoding these proteins:
- a CDS encoding sodium:calcium antiporter — protein sequence MVLGGILPDTPVVHGLVIVAATGFIWLGSGWLEESAERLAAHYGLPAVVQGSVVVAVGSSFPELSSVVFTALAGVFDMGVGAIVGSAVFNVLMIPALSGIAVDTDLDANREIVYKEAQFYMLAVATLVVTFSLAVIYAPIAGETLVGRITRPLAAIPLLLYGLYLFIQWQDVSDHDATIEREADIGRAWGKLAAGLAVILVTVEQLVGSVEALGATFGVPEFLAGVTVIAAATSLPDLLVSVRAARAGNSTTSLGNVLGSNTFDLLVAIPVGVLIVGSVPIDFAVAVPMLGVLTLATVLLFTVLRTGLSLTTLESYVLLAGYGLFVAWVVAETAGVTHLLRGS from the coding sequence ATGGTACTCGGCGGCATCCTTCCGGACACACCGGTCGTCCATGGTCTCGTGATCGTCGCGGCGACCGGCTTCATCTGGCTCGGCAGCGGCTGGCTGGAGGAGTCGGCCGAACGGCTGGCCGCCCACTACGGTCTGCCCGCGGTGGTCCAAGGCTCGGTCGTCGTCGCGGTCGGGTCGAGTTTTCCCGAACTCTCGAGTGTGGTGTTCACGGCGCTCGCCGGCGTCTTCGACATGGGCGTCGGGGCCATCGTCGGCTCGGCGGTGTTCAACGTGCTGATGATCCCCGCGCTGTCGGGCATCGCTGTCGATACCGACCTCGACGCGAATCGCGAAATCGTCTACAAGGAGGCTCAGTTCTACATGCTCGCGGTCGCCACGCTCGTCGTCACGTTCTCGCTCGCGGTCATCTACGCTCCGATTGCAGGAGAGACGCTCGTCGGCCGCATCACGCGCCCGCTCGCGGCGATTCCACTCCTCCTCTACGGGCTCTACCTGTTCATCCAGTGGCAGGACGTGAGCGACCACGACGCCACCATCGAGAGGGAGGCCGACATCGGGCGCGCGTGGGGCAAACTCGCCGCCGGGCTGGCCGTCATCCTCGTGACCGTCGAGCAGCTCGTCGGCAGCGTCGAGGCGCTCGGGGCGACCTTCGGCGTGCCCGAATTTCTCGCCGGCGTCACCGTCATCGCGGCGGCGACGAGCCTGCCCGACCTGCTCGTGAGCGTGCGCGCGGCCCGTGCGGGCAACTCGACCACGAGCCTCGGCAACGTACTCGGCTCGAACACGTTCGACCTGCTGGTGGCGATTCCGGTCGGCGTCCTCATCGTCGGCAGCGTGCCCATCGATTTCGCCGTCGCCGTGCCGATGCTGGGCGTGCTCACGCTGGCGACAGTCCTCCTCTTCACCGTCCTCCGGACCGGACTCTCGCTCACTACGCTCGAATCGTACGTGTTGCTTGCCGGCTACGGGTTGTTCGTCGCGTGGGTCGTCGCCGAGACCGCCGGCGTGACACACCTGCTCCGCGGTTCGTGA
- a CDS encoding tryptophanase, which produces MRAYKAKSVKRIELPDRAARERHLREAGHNVFNLDASAVFIDLLTDSGTGAMSDEQWAALHCGDESYAGSESFRNLEATVEEVMGFSRIVPAHQGRGAENVLYGALVAEGEYVPNNTHFDTTRAHVVNAGGEPVDCPVESGPDDPFQGNLDVDAVRDLAEEVGAERIPAVVVTITNNSLAGQPVSIENLRAARTVADDLDARLVIDACRFAENAYFVAQREAEFEGESVAAVAREQLSMADAVVMSGKKDGLVNVGGFVGIREGDDELYEQARQRAILFEGFTTYGGMAGRDLEAMAVGLGEAVEEHYIESRVEQVAELGALLQEVGVPIRTPTGGHAVYVDAGEFLPSIPREEFPGQALVCALYREGGVRAVELGELAFPGTERPQLVRLCLPRRTYFRDHLEHVAETFAAVADRREALSGYEIVDEPTMAELRHFSAELRPLA; this is translated from the coding sequence ATGCGAGCGTACAAGGCGAAGTCGGTCAAGCGCATCGAACTCCCCGACCGGGCGGCGCGCGAGCGCCACCTCCGCGAGGCGGGTCACAACGTGTTCAACCTCGACGCGAGCGCGGTGTTCATCGACCTGCTGACCGACAGCGGAACCGGCGCGATGAGCGACGAACAGTGGGCGGCGCTCCACTGCGGCGACGAGTCCTACGCCGGCAGCGAGAGTTTCCGGAATCTCGAAGCCACAGTCGAGGAGGTGATGGGTTTTTCCCGCATCGTCCCTGCCCATCAGGGCCGCGGCGCGGAGAACGTCCTCTACGGCGCGCTCGTCGCCGAGGGCGAGTACGTCCCGAACAACACCCACTTCGACACGACGCGGGCGCACGTCGTCAACGCCGGCGGCGAACCGGTCGATTGCCCGGTCGAGAGCGGTCCCGACGACCCATTCCAAGGGAATCTCGACGTCGATGCGGTCCGTGACCTCGCCGAAGAAGTCGGCGCGGAGCGGATTCCGGCCGTCGTCGTCACGATCACGAACAACTCCTTGGCCGGTCAGCCCGTCAGCATCGAGAACCTCCGGGCGGCGCGCACGGTTGCAGACGACCTCGATGCACGGCTCGTGATCGACGCCTGCCGCTTCGCCGAGAACGCCTATTTCGTCGCCCAGCGCGAGGCGGAGTTCGAGGGCGAGAGCGTCGCCGCCGTCGCCCGCGAACAGCTCTCGATGGCCGACGCCGTCGTGATGAGCGGGAAGAAGGACGGCCTCGTCAACGTCGGTGGGTTCGTCGGCATCCGGGAGGGTGACGACGAACTCTACGAGCAGGCTCGCCAGCGCGCCATCCTGTTCGAGGGTTTCACCACCTACGGTGGGATGGCTGGCCGCGACCTCGAAGCGATGGCGGTCGGGTTGGGCGAGGCGGTCGAGGAGCACTACATCGAATCGCGCGTCGAACAGGTCGCCGAACTCGGCGCGCTCCTTCAGGAGGTCGGCGTCCCGATTCGCACGCCGACCGGCGGCCACGCGGTCTACGTCGACGCCGGCGAGTTCCTGCCGTCGATTCCCCGCGAGGAGTTCCCGGGCCAGGCGCTCGTCTGTGCGCTCTACCGCGAGGGCGGCGTGCGCGCCGTCGAACTCGGCGAACTCGCCTTTCCGGGGACCGAACGCCCCCAACTCGTCCGGCTCTGTCTTCCCCGACGAACGTACTTCCGCGACCACCTCGAACACGTCGCCGAGACGTTTGCGGCGGTCGCCGACCGGCGTGAAGCGCTGTCGGGCTACGAGATCGTCGACGAACCCACGATGGCCGAACTCCGCCATTTCAGCGCCGAGCTCCGGCCGCTCGCTTGA
- a CDS encoding carbon-nitrogen hydrolase family protein: MSAESFTLAAAQAEPVYHDKEATLDKTCRWIRRAGKKGADLVVFPETYFPGYPYWRGSVSIPRWTELMVDLQKNSLHVADDAIDVLGDAIADADVHVVLGTNEMSDRAGSETLYNSLFYFDRSGDLVGRHRKLMPTHEERAVWGRGDPESLRTYGSDIGRLGGLICYENHMTLSKAALTARGEEIHAAVWPGFWEQNGHPGDKTRAADASATETCDIYPAVREYAFETQSFVASCSAYMSDDVIESFGADELGFNVAAGGSMLVNPAGVVKAGPAIGEETLLTAEFERDERRATKAYFDAMGHYTRWDAVHLELHDGRYEPARTHDHDRQSTTDTERTVRAPSAAELGAIADEHDVPVETVEAVADAVRGQREE, encoded by the coding sequence ATGTCGGCCGAATCGTTCACGCTCGCGGCGGCACAGGCGGAACCGGTCTATCACGACAAGGAGGCGACGCTCGACAAGACGTGTCGCTGGATACGGCGGGCAGGGAAGAAGGGCGCGGACCTCGTCGTCTTCCCGGAGACGTACTTTCCGGGCTATCCGTACTGGCGCGGCAGCGTTTCGATCCCGCGCTGGACCGAACTGATGGTCGACCTCCAGAAGAACAGCCTTCACGTCGCCGACGACGCGATCGACGTGCTCGGGGACGCGATCGCCGACGCGGACGTCCACGTGGTGCTCGGCACCAACGAGATGAGCGACCGCGCGGGCAGCGAGACCCTCTACAACTCGCTGTTTTACTTCGACCGTTCGGGCGACCTCGTTGGCCGCCACCGCAAGCTCATGCCGACCCACGAGGAGCGCGCCGTCTGGGGCCGGGGCGACCCGGAGAGCCTGCGGACCTACGGGTCGGACATCGGCCGGCTCGGCGGGCTGATCTGCTACGAGAACCACATGACGCTCTCGAAGGCCGCGCTGACGGCGAGGGGCGAGGAGATCCATGCCGCGGTCTGGCCCGGTTTCTGGGAACAAAACGGCCATCCGGGCGATAAAACTCGCGCCGCGGACGCGAGTGCGACCGAGACCTGTGACATCTATCCCGCGGTGCGCGAGTACGCCTTCGAGACCCAATCGTTCGTCGCCTCCTGTTCGGCCTACATGAGCGACGACGTCATCGAGTCGTTCGGCGCGGACGAACTCGGCTTCAACGTCGCCGCCGGCGGCAGCATGCTCGTCAACCCGGCGGGCGTCGTCAAGGCCGGCCCGGCAATCGGCGAGGAGACGTTACTCACGGCGGAGTTCGAGCGCGACGAGCGCCGGGCCACGAAGGCCTACTTCGACGCGATGGGCCACTACACCCGCTGGGATGCGGTGCATCTGGAGCTACACGACGGACGATACGAGCCGGCTCGTACCCACGACCACGACCGACAGAGCACCACGGACACGGAGCGGACGGTTCGCGCGCCGTCGGCAGCGGAACTCGGCGCGATTGCCGACGAGCACGACGTCCCGGTCGAGACCGTCGAGGCGGTCGCCGATGCCGTTCGAGGGCAGCGGGAGGAATGA
- a CDS encoding DUF4870 domain-containing protein: protein MASSTQDIGIEQESPAAESSSGLDSTTAGALSYLFGFVSGLLFYLIERDDRFVRWHAAQSMAFTGLLAVAYIALTFLGTVVSMATFSGSSGMFLAGSLFGLILGLVWLVVAVGSFAAWVYMMVKAYQGDAVRMPIAAKIADRLA from the coding sequence ATGGCAAGCAGCACACAAGACATCGGTATCGAACAGGAATCACCGGCCGCCGAGAGCAGCTCCGGACTCGACAGCACCACCGCGGGGGCGCTGTCGTATCTGTTCGGGTTCGTCTCGGGGCTGCTGTTCTATCTCATCGAGCGCGACGACCGGTTCGTCCGCTGGCACGCCGCCCAGAGCATGGCCTTCACCGGCCTGCTCGCCGTCGCCTACATCGCGCTGACGTTCCTCGGAACGGTCGTCTCGATGGCGACGTTCAGCGGGAGCTCCGGAATGTTCCTCGCGGGCAGCCTCTTCGGGCTGATCCTCGGACTGGTCTGGCTCGTCGTCGCCGTCGGCAGTTTCGCCGCGTGGGTGTACATGATGGTCAAAGCCTACCAGGGCGACGCCGTCAGGATGCCCATCGCCGCGAAGATCGCCGACCGGCTGGCGTAA
- a CDS encoding AIM24 family protein, producing the protein MDFDEFVRSHGPEENTEAFERESSKMLDISLDGSIMAKAGSMIGYTGDISFERKSSGGLKGMLKKRVTGEGTVMMRASGNGHLYLADAGKEVQILELDADDEVSVNGNDVLALEESVNWDIKMMSSIAGSASGGLFNVYLKGPGHIAITTHGEPLVLPTPVRTDPNATVAWSANVSPSAKRDLNIKSFIGRSSGESFQLEFAGQDGFVIVQPYEEINPDGGDAGGESSSAGQGVSVSDFL; encoded by the coding sequence ATGGATTTCGACGAATTCGTCCGGTCGCACGGACCCGAAGAGAACACGGAAGCGTTCGAACGCGAAAGCTCGAAGATGCTCGACATCTCCCTCGACGGGAGTATCATGGCCAAAGCCGGCTCGATGATCGGCTACACTGGCGACATCTCCTTCGAGCGCAAGTCCTCCGGCGGGCTGAAGGGGATGCTCAAAAAGCGCGTGACCGGCGAGGGGACCGTAATGATGCGTGCCTCCGGCAACGGCCACCTCTATCTCGCCGACGCCGGCAAGGAGGTGCAGATCCTCGAACTCGACGCCGACGACGAGGTGAGTGTGAACGGTAACGACGTCCTCGCCTTGGAGGAATCGGTGAACTGGGACATCAAGATGATGAGCTCCATCGCCGGGTCCGCCTCGGGCGGCCTGTTCAACGTCTATCTGAAGGGGCCGGGCCACATCGCCATCACCACCCACGGCGAGCCGCTGGTGCTCCCGACGCCGGTCCGGACCGACCCGAACGCGACCGTCGCCTGGAGCGCGAACGTCTCGCCGAGCGCGAAGCGCGACCTGAACATCAAGAGCTTCATCGGGCGGTCGTCCGGCGAGAGCTTCCAGCTCGAATTCGCCGGCCAGGACGGGTTCGTCATCGTCCAGCCCTACGAGGAGATCAACCCCGACGGGGGCGATGCGGGCGGCGAGAGCAGTAGTGCCGGTCAGGGCGTCAGCGTGAGCGACTTCCTCTGA
- a CDS encoding LLM class flavin-dependent oxidoreductase, translating to MELSIVDLAPVPEDGSATEAFENTVERAQHAEELGYSRFWVAEHHDFTDRLASTTPEVLIAHLAANTSSIRVGSGTVLLNHYSPYKVAETFGVLDALAPDRIDLGLGRATGNPVGDYALQADRSQRRRSDDHAEKINETAAHLHDGFPDDHQFSQLDIARSAESVPEVWVLGSSPSSAAIAGELGLPYCFASFIRPGPAVEAFETYRERFQPSSFGAGPDSPEGMLAVNVTCAETDEKAARLRATTEASRQRLERGLADAPPIRSTEEAIEELGGVPEPTERPLEPGEWPRQISGSPATARDLLEEMTAQAGVERVMVQSQLADPDDVLRSHELLADAFDL from the coding sequence GTGGAGCTATCGATAGTCGATCTGGCACCAGTACCCGAGGACGGGTCGGCGACCGAGGCGTTCGAGAATACGGTCGAGCGCGCCCAGCACGCCGAGGAACTCGGCTACTCGCGCTTCTGGGTGGCCGAACATCACGACTTCACCGACCGGCTGGCGAGCACCACGCCCGAGGTGCTCATCGCGCATCTCGCGGCCAACACGTCGAGCATTCGTGTCGGCTCCGGCACAGTGTTGCTCAATCACTACAGCCCGTACAAGGTGGCCGAAACCTTCGGGGTACTCGACGCGCTCGCGCCCGATCGCATCGATCTCGGACTCGGCCGGGCGACCGGCAACCCGGTTGGCGACTACGCCCTCCAAGCCGACCGCAGCCAGCGCCGCCGCAGCGACGACCACGCCGAGAAGATCAACGAGACCGCCGCCCACCTCCACGACGGCTTCCCCGACGACCACCAGTTCAGCCAGTTGGACATCGCCCGCTCGGCAGAGTCGGTCCCCGAGGTGTGGGTGCTCGGGTCGAGTCCGTCGAGTGCGGCCATCGCCGGCGAACTGGGACTGCCTTACTGTTTCGCGTCGTTCATCAGGCCCGGACCAGCGGTTGAAGCGTTCGAGACCTACCGCGAGCGCTTCCAGCCGTCGTCGTTCGGTGCCGGCCCCGACAGTCCGGAAGGGATGCTCGCGGTGAACGTCACCTGCGCGGAAACCGACGAGAAGGCCGCACGACTGCGCGCGACGACCGAAGCCTCACGCCAGCGACTGGAGCGCGGTCTCGCCGACGCGCCGCCGATCCGTTCGACCGAGGAGGCGATCGAGGAACTCGGCGGCGTGCCGGAGCCGACCGAGCGGCCGCTCGAACCCGGCGAGTGGCCGCGCCAGATTTCGGGCAGTCCCGCAACCGCTCGCGACCTGCTGGAGGAGATGACCGCACAGGCCGGCGTCGAGCGGGTCATGGTCCAGAGCCAACTCGCCGACCCCGACGACGTGCTTCGCTCGCACGAACTGCTCGCCGACGCGTTCGACCTCTAA
- a CDS encoding universal stress protein, with product MTEHVLVPIDGSPRSEHALEYALGMSDVECTLVTVINPFDIDPNTVGLQSPTGIPGMPGYSEEWYEAARTDAEELHTTASEQAAEEGVAVSSEIAVGDPARRILRYVEEGDIDHVVIGSHNRSDLTRILLGSVAERVVRRSPVPVTVVR from the coding sequence ATGACCGAGCACGTCCTCGTTCCCATCGACGGCTCGCCGCGTTCGGAGCACGCACTGGAGTACGCACTCGGCATGAGCGACGTCGAGTGCACCCTCGTGACCGTCATCAACCCCTTCGACATCGACCCGAACACGGTCGGCTTGCAGTCTCCAACTGGTATTCCCGGCATGCCCGGCTACTCCGAGGAGTGGTACGAGGCCGCGCGGACGGACGCCGAGGAACTGCACACGACGGCGAGCGAGCAGGCTGCCGAGGAGGGTGTCGCAGTGTCGAGCGAGATCGCGGTCGGTGACCCCGCACGGCGCATCCTCCGCTACGTCGAGGAGGGCGATATCGACCACGTGGTCATCGGCAGCCACAACCGCTCGGACCTCACGCGCATCCTGCTCGGCAGCGTCGCCGAGCGGGTGGTGCGGCGTTCGCCGGTTCCCGTGACGGTCGTCCGCTAG
- a CDS encoding NAD-binding protein, which yields MRLRRVLDALETVGKRRLGARRLHVLLGRRVAVTLTTAVALLSILTGVAVLGSPKTFGPLTGLIASGVRRTAGFTAVLTGFLLLISSLELRTGRRAAWYAAVLLLSVTVFEAIVQSSVVSFPVAALSVATLSVLVLTRNRFERELDLSATQVAAFIAVSGALLYGTVGAYTLREAFRGVETLTDAFYYTIITASTVGYGDATPITEQARLFTVSVIVVGTASFGLAIGALVAPAIEDRLTRALGTMTDSQLAERDDHVLVLGYGGLTESVLDELDVDDLVLVVSEANEPKLPPAAERDMPVFVADPTDGAALARAGIDRARAAIVASDSDATDALAVLTVREHRPDIRIVAAATEAENAPKLERAGANAVVSPAAIGGRRLVESALAGE from the coding sequence ATGCGATTGAGGCGAGTGCTCGACGCGCTCGAGACGGTGGGAAAGCGGCGGCTGGGCGCGCGCCGACTGCACGTGTTGCTTGGCCGACGAGTGGCCGTCACGCTGACCACCGCGGTGGCGCTGCTGTCGATCCTCACCGGCGTCGCCGTGCTCGGCTCGCCGAAAACGTTCGGCCCGCTGACCGGTCTCATCGCCAGCGGCGTCCGGCGGACGGCCGGATTTACGGCCGTCCTCACGGGATTTCTCCTCCTCATCAGCTCGCTCGAACTGCGCACCGGGCGGCGAGCGGCGTGGTACGCGGCCGTCCTCTTGCTCTCGGTGACGGTCTTCGAGGCGATCGTCCAGTCGAGCGTCGTCTCGTTTCCGGTCGCCGCCCTCTCGGTGGCGACGCTCTCGGTGCTGGTGCTCACCCGTAACCGCTTCGAGCGGGAACTCGACCTCTCGGCGACGCAGGTCGCGGCGTTCATCGCCGTCAGCGGCGCGCTGCTCTACGGCACCGTCGGGGCCTACACCCTTCGGGAAGCCTTCCGCGGCGTCGAGACGCTCACCGACGCCTTCTACTACACGATCATCACCGCCAGCACCGTCGGCTACGGCGACGCGACGCCCATCACCGAACAGGCGCGGCTGTTCACCGTCTCGGTCATCGTCGTCGGGACGGCGAGTTTCGGGCTCGCGATCGGTGCATTGGTGGCCCCGGCCATCGAGGACCGTCTCACGCGCGCGCTCGGAACCATGACCGACTCACAACTCGCCGAACGCGACGACCACGTGCTCGTGCTCGGCTACGGCGGCCTGACCGAATCAGTCCTCGACGAACTCGACGTGGACGACCTGGTGCTCGTCGTCTCCGAGGCAAACGAACCGAAACTGCCGCCGGCCGCCGAGCGCGACATGCCGGTCTTCGTCGCCGACCCGACCGACGGCGCGGCGCTCGCCCGCGCCGGCATCGACCGCGCCCGGGCGGCCATCGTCGCCAGCGACAGCGACGCGACCGACGCGCTGGCCGTGCTCACCGTGCGCGAACACCGCCCGGACATCCGCATCGTCGCCGCCGCCACCGAGGCCGAGAACGCCCCGAAACTCGAACGCGCCGGCGCGAACGCCGTCGTCAGCCCCGCCGCCATCGGCGGCCGACGGCTCGTCGAATCGGCGCTCGCCGGCGAGTGA
- a CDS encoding glycosyltransferase family 39 protein, translated as MERSHKLVLAAALAFALGVLAHVESLGYWFTSYDSIALVETSRIASLADLRVILTKPLLYGTSYVEAGRFYRPVVNLVYAGEYALWGPDPLGYHLTNLLLHGLVAALVVLTIRSLTDSLRIGALTGALFAIHPLGTDVVPAISRRQDVLLALFGLLALWLFVESVRRDSRRLRAGAAVAYALALLSKEPAAVVGPLAFLWVLLDGPSLRRVSTYRRAIVAVSPLAAVAGAYVLVRFAVLGGVGGYTHDPPLAQTLLFPVEYALSLVYQADVLAAIRDFSVPLVVIVVAAAPFALLLSFARERSPDDLTPRHALPIVLAVAGFGALVVAVRFPSASPLSSVESVEHVGWYTAGIVFIVAATSALVGALASTRALDTRRSTGFFVLWLLSPLPLFFLARQFAFRDAYFFAIPLLALAATYLDGALPSLNEWRLVGRDTDALVVAAVVVLLLPSLAASPLVHTDTGWGATSDVSRSALAEINDSVSGVDADTPVAVAGIPTKLDAHPKRLGQAHKVTMLQPHSVRSWLRLQGHENRVAFGRLQSFETAPRNVSVRTRENGRLLVWLRYE; from the coding sequence ATGGAGAGGTCGCACAAACTCGTGCTCGCGGCGGCGCTGGCGTTCGCACTCGGCGTGCTGGCACACGTCGAATCGCTCGGTTACTGGTTCACCTCCTACGATTCGATCGCACTCGTCGAGACGAGTCGGATCGCCTCGCTCGCCGACCTGCGAGTCATCCTGACGAAACCGCTGCTGTACGGCACCTCCTACGTCGAAGCAGGCCGATTCTATCGCCCGGTCGTCAACCTCGTCTACGCCGGCGAGTACGCGCTCTGGGGACCCGACCCGCTCGGCTATCACCTCACGAACCTGCTGCTGCACGGACTGGTCGCCGCGCTCGTCGTACTCACCATCCGCTCGCTGACCGACTCGCTGCGCATCGGGGCACTCACTGGTGCTCTCTTCGCCATCCATCCCCTCGGTACCGACGTCGTGCCGGCGATCTCCAGACGGCAGGACGTCCTGCTGGCGCTCTTCGGCCTGCTGGCGCTCTGGCTGTTCGTCGAGAGCGTCCGCCGAGACAGCAGACGACTGCGCGCGGGGGCGGCCGTGGCCTACGCGCTCGCGCTGCTCTCGAAGGAACCCGCCGCCGTCGTCGGCCCACTCGCCTTCCTCTGGGTGCTGCTCGACGGCCCCTCACTCCGCCGTGTCTCGACGTATCGCCGGGCCATCGTCGCGGTGTCCCCGCTCGCGGCCGTCGCGGGAGCCTATGTACTAGTTCGCTTTGCGGTGCTCGGCGGCGTCGGCGGCTACACGCACGACCCGCCGCTGGCTCAGACACTGCTCTTCCCGGTCGAGTACGCCCTCTCGCTCGTCTATCAGGCCGACGTCCTCGCCGCCATTCGGGATTTCTCGGTACCGCTCGTCGTCATCGTCGTGGCCGCCGCCCCGTTCGCGCTCCTCCTGTCGTTCGCCCGCGAGCGCTCGCCCGACGACCTCACTCCGCGTCACGCCCTTCCGATCGTCCTCGCGGTCGCCGGGTTCGGCGCGCTCGTCGTCGCCGTTCGGTTCCCGAGTGCTTCGCCACTCTCGTCGGTCGAAAGCGTCGAGCACGTCGGCTGGTACACCGCCGGCATCGTCTTCATCGTCGCCGCCACGAGCGCGCTGGTGGGCGCACTCGCCTCGACACGCGCACTCGACACCCGCCGCTCGACGGGGTTTTTCGTCCTCTGGCTGCTCTCGCCGCTTCCCCTGTTCTTCCTCGCCCGGCAGTTCGCCTTTCGGGACGCGTACTTCTTCGCCATCCCGCTGCTCGCGCTGGCCGCGACGTATCTCGACGGCGCGCTTCCCTCCCTCAACGAGTGGCGCTTGGTGGGGCGCGACACCGACGCGCTGGTGGTCGCCGCCGTGGTCGTCCTCCTGCTCCCCTCGCTCGCGGCGTCGCCGCTCGTCCATACCGACACGGGCTGGGGCGCGACGAGCGACGTCTCCCGGTCGGCACTCGCCGAAATCAACGATTCGGTGAGTGGGGTCGATGCCGACACGCCCGTCGCCGTCGCCGGGATTCCGACGAAACTCGATGCCCATCCCAAACGGCTCGGGCAGGCACACAAGGTGACCATGCTCCAGCCACACTCGGTCCGATCGTGGCTGCGGCTACAGGGCCACGAGAACCGGGTCGCGTTCGGCCGGTTGCAGTCGTTCGAGACCGCCCCACGAAACGTCTCGGTGCGGACGCGGGAGAACGGACGACTGCTGGTGTGGCTCCGCTACGAGTGA
- the priS gene encoding DNA primase small subunit PriS, whose translation MEERTRAYLRGRFRDHYRRTEPTLPPDADAREWGHIPWTAGPGTTMVRHNSTLDLGDLSDFLARERPRHVYFSAGRYDDPGAGSMAEKDWRGSDLIFDLDADHLPSVELGEDTYGEMLEKCKAALLRLLDFLENDFGFRDLTIVFSGGRGYHVHVRERGVQPLESDARREIVDYVRGIGLDIDALVSHEAVGGTAGRASPARKRTLDTTGGWSRRAHRHLVAFVDELLAMDEEAALARLEEFDGIGEGKAAAALRAARTNYDEIEAGNIDVHPAFYALSQRLIPDVVAADNAPIDEPVTTDTNRLIRLPGSLHGGSGLRVERLAREEIEGFDPLSDTIPETFRGQDITVDCDEDSTVELAGDSFTVPAGTSHVPEYVGVFLMTRGNAEKGEE comes from the coding sequence ATGGAAGAGCGCACGCGCGCGTATCTCCGGGGGCGCTTTCGGGATCACTACCGCCGGACGGAGCCGACGCTCCCGCCCGACGCCGACGCGCGCGAGTGGGGCCACATCCCGTGGACTGCGGGTCCGGGAACCACGATGGTGCGCCACAACTCGACGCTCGATCTGGGCGACCTCTCGGATTTCCTCGCGCGCGAGCGCCCCCGCCACGTCTACTTCTCAGCGGGGCGATACGACGATCCCGGCGCGGGGTCGATGGCCGAAAAGGACTGGCGCGGCTCGGACCTGATCTTCGATCTCGACGCCGACCACCTTCCAAGTGTGGAACTCGGCGAGGATACCTATGGAGAGATGCTCGAAAAGTGTAAGGCCGCACTGTTGCGCCTGCTCGACTTTCTGGAAAACGACTTCGGCTTCCGTGACCTCACGATCGTCTTCTCCGGCGGGCGTGGCTATCACGTCCACGTTCGGGAGAGGGGCGTCCAGCCGCTCGAAAGCGATGCGCGCCGCGAGATCGTCGACTACGTCCGGGGAATCGGTCTCGACATCGACGCGCTTGTCTCCCACGAAGCGGTCGGCGGAACAGCAGGACGGGCCAGTCCGGCCAGAAAGCGCACGCTCGATACGACCGGCGGCTGGAGTCGACGTGCCCACCGCCACCTCGTGGCGTTCGTCGACGAACTGCTCGCCATGGACGAAGAGGCTGCGCTCGCCCGTCTCGAAGAGTTCGACGGCATCGGTGAGGGGAAGGCCGCGGCCGCGCTGCGCGCCGCGCGCACCAACTACGACGAGATCGAGGCGGGGAACATCGACGTTCATCCGGCTTTCTACGCGCTCTCTCAGCGATTGATTCCCGACGTGGTCGCGGCGGACAACGCACCTATCGACGAACCCGTCACCACGGACACCAATCGACTGATCCGCCTGCCGGGCAGTCTTCACGGTGGGAGCGGACTCCGTGTCGAACGGCTCGCGCGCGAGGAAATCGAGGGGTTCGACCCGCTTTCGGATACGATTCCCGAAACCTTCCGTGGACAAGACATCACTGTCGACTGCGACGAGGATTCAACTGTGGAACTCGCCGGCGATAGCTTTACGGTGCCGGCGGGGACATCTCACGTCCCGGAGTACGTCGGCGTGTTCCTCATGACACGCGGCAACGCCGAGAAGGGCGAAGAATGA